CATACTTTTCCTGGAAATACAGCCACCGCCGCCACCATTCGAACACAGGGTCCCTCGAGCGCGACGAAGTGTTTGTCCCGAAGACCAAGTCCCGTGTCGCATGGTATTCCAAGCACCTAAACAACCCACCAGGCCGAGCTTTAAGTCTGGCTGTATCACTTCTGATTGGCTGGCCCTTATATCTAACCTTCAACGTTTCCGGTCGACCCTATGATCGCTTTGCCTGTCACTATGATCCCTATAGCCCCATATATTCTGATCGTGAAAGACTCCAGGTTTACATTTCTGATCTAGGCATTCTTGCTGCAACTTTTGTGCTCTACAGCATCGCTGTGTCTCGAGGGCTGGCATTTCTGATATGCATTtatggggtaccgttacttatTGCTAATGGTTTCCTTGTCACCATCACATACTTGCAGCACACTCACCCTGCATTGCCACATTATGATTCCTCTGAATGGGGGTGGCTTAGAGGAGCTTTGGCAACCATGGATAGAGACTATGGGATCCTGAACAAGGTCTTCCATAACATTACAGACACGCATGTCGCTCACCATCTCTTCTCTAACATGCCACATTATCATGCAATGGTGGCTACGAAAGCAATCAAGCCAATACTGGGTGAGTTCTACCAGTTTGATGATACTCCGATTTACAAGGCCTTATGGAGGGAGGCAAAAGAATGCCTGTATGTTGATCCAGACGACGGAGCTCCCCAAAAAGGCGTGTTCTGGTACCGGAACAATTAGTTTTGATGCTACTGCCTCTAAAATCTAGCTAGCTAGATCACCCCCGAGCAAGGGATCAGTCAAACTAGTATAATTGTGTTGCTAATAAATGGGGCTGAAGGTGTTGTTGAGCCAATAATGGGATAGGCGTGTGATGAAATTCAGCTTCTGGTACTTCTCTTTAGTGTTTTGTTTGTCAATGCGGGCGTGGTTCATCcgcatttctaaattaaaaacatcagaaaatgatatttggagtttggaaaatatgtttttacttttcaattagcttttgtttttagaCCAACGAAGCAAGATTTCCAATCAtctatgattataatgaaaCCTACGAACATAATTTAGTCAGGAAAATACAGAAGAAATACTGAAAACCACAAACAATAGTagcaaacaaatttaaaaaagaaatgttgatCCCGCTCATATCTTTCaactaataacaaataaaatcatgatttgatTTTCAAGCATTCTACTAGTTAGAATACAATTAGATTTTCGTCAAGCCTATTGCTTCTTTATTTAATAGCTAATTACCAaccaattatattatttacaatCCATAAATCAAAAAAAGATATGGCCATTGGTGGCCTTATATTGAGATTGAGTttatctcttcattttttttttaataagctatccatcaacattaaattaaaattcataagaaaatgaatgttttttctatatatacaaaaatagatatttttctattctttattataatgctttttttagttttattttcctattcataagaaaatgaatgccttttcatataaaaaatagatattttctattctttattataatgctttttttagtttttttcctatttaaaacaaatatttttttctagtttagtttttctatttagtattattagaatttttttaattttttttttatataaagtgttGTAATATGACCTTCTTGGCAAGTGAAgacaaagaagaataaaaattaaatattttgattgtgTCCTTATAGTTATTATGTTTTTGGTCTTTAAATCTTTTGATATGTAATAAACCTCTTTTAATCCTTCGCTCTTGaatgcattaattaatattaaagccCAACTATTGATGATTATTTTGCTTTGCTATGTTGCAAAACAACCATGATTGAAAGAGATTATAGAGCATGATATGCTTGTGTGGGAGGTGATGGTGGGGTTTctttcagaaagaaaaaaaatatccaagtgTTTTCATCTATGtcatttaatattgtttaaaatCCTAGTGGTGGGACACATGATAGAGTGGCTTACTCAAAGATATTGTGTTAGGAACCCATGATGAGATGACCTCCATAAAAATATGTTCTTGATGaatggtaattttttaaatgtgtacTAAACTCGATGACAATATTCTTCCAGATCTGTGAGACTaatgtaagatattttttaagaacataaatatttttttattttttattatgatgcttttatagtttattttttaatatttgaatggAACattttctcaagttttttttcctatttattattattaggattttctagttttttttctctgtataACGGGTTGTAATAGCTTTTTGGTAAGTGgtgacataaaagaaaaaaaattgaatatttttgttatctcCCTATATTTACGTTGATTTGGTCTTTTACGATTTTGACATATTACAGACCCTTTATCTTTTTGCTCCTGTCTGCATCAATTGAATAACAGATCCCAACAATTTTTAGTGATTGTTTTACTTAATTTGTTGTGTACTACAAAACAATAATGGTTGTAAAAGGTTAGGACATGATGTGCTTATATAAGAGGGGATTGGTAACTTTctcttaaggaaaaaaaaaaaaaagcattcagGAATTGACATGTTGTTTGTATTTGTGTTTGTTACTGTTATTTTAAATCTTGTTGGTGGGACTCATGATTTGGCATATTGtataaagatattatgttaGAAACCCATGATGAGGTGACCTAAATGTTCTTGATGAAGGACAATTTTTAACTGAATACTAAACTTGATAACAAGTTCTTTCCAGCTCTTGAGGATTAAtgtatgaacttttttttaaaaataattttttattattttttaattgttttttttctatttttctattttatgggattttttttctatttttatttatttaatattattagagtttttttagctttttctatataaaagtTACAATAATCTTTTTGATAAGTagagacttaaaaaaaattaaatattttgattatcttCCCTTATAATGCCTTTGATCTTTGAAGATTTTAACATATAATAAACCTTTTTTAACCTTAGCTTTTGCTCTCATTtgcatcaattttattgactataTCAAagttgtcaattccgtttcgtataggtgttttgttttttcaattcaaatgaAATGTTTCAGTTTTGGCATGCCGTTTCGGAgttgtactgttcatatatatatatatatatatatatatattcaagcaaacataatttaaattcaagataaattaattataaattatgcaatacaaacataatatcaaacaaatataattttaaaatttaaaatatttctaaatagtcaagattaaatagatctttatcttaaagaaattcaacttaaacaaaatatcaaaatattatgaaattaaaaattttgaacacaaatattttaaatataaagttaggtcaatgttatcaaagctaatggaatctaaaacatccattgttttgctcaaattcatacaaagtataaacatgaaaaaaacaacatgaatataaacaatatatattagtgataaatctaattttaaaaagttaatatcattgttaatgaaaatagtaataataatttttaatattattattaatatcattgttattaaaaatagtaatgaaaaagagctttttatacttgggtggtttaattaattaaattaaacaaagttcaatttgattcaatggcttttcaagacCGGAATAGAGCATGTGAAATGAAACCGGAACATTTTAGACGGAATCTAGCCGAAAAATCCAGAATGGACCGAGATttgaaatgagatgaaaatttttctgttttattttattttttgaattgatatgaaATGTTTTGGTCATTTTGGACAAAACAGAACGGAATTGATAACCTTGAACTATATAGATACCAATTATGTAGACGAGAAGACAAGAAGTATAGCATGCTTatgaaacgaaaaaaaaaaaatagaagcaaaAGCCGAAAATATATAAAGGATGACAAATGTTTTGGTGATATTTCCTCTGTCAAGTTGATTTGTCCTTGGAAAACCTTGCTTTAAATAGAaccaagaaattaaataaacacGGACAACCGCACAACATagagataagaaaaaatcatgtaCGGGATAAGATAAAATTTATCTAGTTTTTAAAGGTCATTTGCTAGAAAATCCCTTCAATTAAAGGTATAAATTAATCTCCCTAAAAATATCCTTCTTCGTTGATGACTACGCAACAGCCTCATTATTCTTATTagaacattcatcaaaacttatCTGAGCCATCTTGAGAGCCTGGTGACGAGTCTCCGAATCCTGAAGCAGTACCCGACTCGAAAAACTGGCCGCGCCGCGACGCTTCAATCTTCCTCTTCTTAGCGTGATAGCTCATATGCCCACCCAAAGCATTTCCATTTATAAAAGATGCTTTGCAGATAAAGCATTTATGCTTATGAGCGCGACTTGTTTGGGCTATTGATAGAGACCTTGGAGTTCTCCTGAGAGGACTTTTAAAATGGCTTGACAGGGTTGTGCTACCCAATAATTCTTGTTTTGGTTGCAAATGATGGGCATCAGGGAGTTGGATTTCTTGAGCTTTTGACGACAGGGAGGTATTCATCAAGCGTAGAGACAGTGAAAGATATTTAGGCATATTTTGATTGGTTTGGTTAAGGCTGTCCAAATTTGCCACAAGGATTGGTCGGTCAATCCGATTATTAAGGATGATAGGGTTTGGTTGGTAATTGTTCATGATCATGTTAGAGCCAACATTCAATCCAACCAAATGATTCCCGAGGCTTTGAACATTTCTATCAGTTGTGAATGCTACATCGCTATCGCTATAGCATGGCGATGCAtatttcaggattcctgaaaattgtgtttcttgataTTTGACATGAATTGTTTGACAAGGATAGAAGAAAGGTGGGTTCAAAGAAGTAACTCTAGGGGTTGGAATGAGACGAGGAAGAGATTGTTGGTTTCTCAAGGCGATGAATTGATGGCTAGTAATCGGAAGAGAGTGAGGGTTCACCATAGAAGGATGATGAGCACTGATCAAGCCAGAAGAATGGGGTTGCAGCTCGTCTGTGGCAGTAGGCTCTGTAGCCACTACAACTCTAGGAAAAGGAGCACACTCAATTTCTGTGTTGGATACAACCTCTATTTCGGCCAATGGTGGATTTGTATGGATGAGAAGattttgaaatgataaattCGGGGCAGAAAAACTGGCGTTGGACATGTTTGAAAGATTTGGGAGCTCAAATTCTTTGCCCATGGGGATAGCTACATCGAACCAATCCTCAATGTATTGCTGTGGATCATGCTCAACTTGCTTGGCCATAGAACTAGATGATTTTCCTGATGGGATTTTGGTGAGAGAGGATAGGCTAATGtgtgatcatatatatatagattcacCTAATCAATACACAGTTAAATACACACTCTCACACCATTACTTGGCCACGAATTCATTAAAAGATGCAAGAACAATATCAATGGAAAGTAAGGTGTTGAACAATATCAATATCAATGATATATCTTCCTGGCATGAGAAAAAATTTCCATGCATGGAAATGGGATTGGTTGTACTTAGTCGTATATATAGTATGGAATTCAATTTCTTACTTtctttaactctctttttttggtgtatttctttttatgcattttatttttcactaatttgtaatataaggaaaaaaataaaaaatataattaaaattaactatacAGTTAATCCACTTTTTTCTAGTGTGTGTGTGGGCGTGTATAAAATtaaagtcatatatatatatatatatatgaaatgtatttttatactgaaaagaaaaatttattactataatttaacaaaataatatttatttatatttctaaagTTAAAATGAAAGAATGCTAATGCATAATCATATTTGGAAGAGTTGGACTTGTTGAGCCGGGCTTGTAATCTTTATTTAGACCTGTTACCAGGCAGTTTAATTTCTACCTTATATTGGGTTAATAGGCCTTGAGATTAATGGCTAgcctattttgaaaaaaaaaataaaaatgaaagcatATATTTCTACATTTGataggaaaatgaaaaaaaaaaaacacttttaaacacataaaaatccTGTTTACTAATTACTTTAACATTTGAAATTCATGTTTTTGGAACTAGAAAATTactctttaaattcttcatttaaaaaaactaccctctaaattctaaaaaaaaaaaaaaaatattgtttagctttttttagaaaaataaaagtgttattttattgttaactaGAATAATACAATATGTCTTGGATCACAGTATTTTAACAATACCTTTTAGGTTGCTCAGTGCTTTATCtatgaattgataataataaaaagcttaACCTATTAGTTAGttaccattttctttttatacgtGTAGGGCAATATATAATAGTTAATATAGAGTTTACAATACATGATTAATAAATCTTTTCTAAATATGTTCAAGCCTTTACTATTTAGTATATTATAATAGGCCTCCTCAAACTGAGGGTAGGGATTCTATTCGAAGTTTGAATCGAAGAGCAATAAAAGAAGAAGTGGAGAGAGGTTTTATAAGAACATTTATAAGTTGATCAACTGAAAGAATCAAGCGAATGTAAATGGCTTTTGTAGCAACTCTATCGCggataaaataataaccaaCTTCAATATGCTTATTATAAGTATGAAAGATAGGTTTTGCAGACAAAAAAGTAGCACTTAGATTATCACACTAAATTGTAGGCACTAAAGGAGTAATCTGCAGATCTgacaataaatattgaagtcatATGACTTCAGAATTACTATCAGTCAAGGCTTTATACTCAATCTCGGTAGAAGACCAAGCAACGGTGCGTTGTTTCCCAGACTTTTAAGAAATTAGTgtatatcaaaagaaaataagataGCCACCCGTAGATTTACAATCATTAACACTACTTGCCTAATCAACATTTGTAAAAccatacaaggaaaaaaaagagttacGGGTGATATAAAGACCAAAGGAAGTCATACCTTTAAGATAACATAAAATGAGTTTAACAGCAGTCCAATatgaatctgtaggagcatgcctATACTGACAGACTTTgttaacaacaaaacaaatatctAGTCTCATAAAAGTGAGATACTAAAGAGCACCAATAATTTGTCAAAAACATGCAGGATCAGAGAACAAGAAATCGGACATTTGTAGTAACTTTAGATGTAGAAATAAGAGTATCAACAAGCCTGTAAGATGACTTACTTGTTTGGTAAATAATGTCAAGAGCATGTTTATCTTGCCATAACATAAGACCCATAGTAGTAAGATGAACCTCaatgcttaaaaaataataaactactCTTAAATCTCAAAGTTTAAATTCTAAGCTCAACAACTGAATCAATCTGTGAAGCAAGGCTAAGTTGCTTCCAGTTAACAAGATATCATCAACCTAAACTAAAAGGCAAAAAATATCATCACCCACAGATAAAATGAATAATGAGGTGTCAACCTTCGAAGCATGAAAGCCAAGAGAGATGAGATAATAATTAAGTCGAGTGTACCTTATCTGAGGaacttgtttcaaaccatataaGGATTTATGCAACTAACACACATGAGAAGAGAGAGCATAATCAACAAAACTTGGAGGTTGCTGCATGTAGGCCTTTTTGTCAAGTGTCTCATTGAGGAAGGCAATATGAATATAAAGTTGATTAATTTTCCAACCACGTGACACCGCAATtatgaaaattaacaaaacaatgaTTTGCTTAATAACAAGAATGAAAGTCTTatagtaatcaataccttcttatTGACTAAAGCCTCTAGCAACCCTGTAATGGAGGCATCACTAGCAGACAgtgaagaagcagcagcagcaggacAATTGGGAGAACCAACAACAACAGACTTGCTACACTGCAAAGCAGAAGGGTTTGAACTTGTACCTGTAATATGATTGTTAAAGAAACATGTATATGGTGATGGTAGAGCATGACTTGTGGCCTGTTATGGGTGAGCAAAAATAGGACTAGGATATTGAGAGGGATTTTAATGATCTTTGGGTTAAAAGGTTGTAAGCGTATGAGAATGGATAAGAGGGGAGATCAGGAAATTAGGTAGATGAATAGGATCAGATGAAGAGTGAGAAAATGATTATGCAATCTGTTTagatttgttaaaagaaaagacTTGTTCATGAAAACAGACATGACGAGAGATATAAAGGTGTGGAGTTGTGATTTCAAGACAATGATAACTAAGGTAAGAAGAGTTATACCCTAAAAGTATAAATAGGTagggaaaaaaattgtaatttatgattatgataGGGAcacataaatagaaaataaagacaCCCAAACATGtgcaaaaaatcataatcagaAGACCATTAAAAGAGACAATCAAAAGGAGATATATGGTCTAGGACAAGAGTAGGCATTCGATTGATAAGATGAAttgaggtttcaaaagcataattctaaAATCTTAATGGTGCTTTACATTATCCTAGAAGATTAAGGTCAATTTCCACAATATGCTTATAATGACGTTCAACTATTCCATTTTGTTCGTAAGTATGAGGAAAAATCAAACGGTGAAGAATACTAATAgtctaaaaaaaatggataactTGCAgtattcaccgccccaatcagttttaacaaattttatttttagtgaaaATTGATGctcaacaaaattttaaaattgatgaaaaacattaaaaaaaaaacatcaaacttcACAacaagaggataataccatatatatattttggatgcgcattaacaaaaataacaaaatagcaaaaaccattagaagaaaaaaaaggagcaagaccccaaacatcactacaaattaattcaagtggagtagaagttttgtgacccgtaggTCCTAATAACAGACGTGATGATTTTTCTAATGGACATGTttgacactaaaaaataaaatgtttaaagatataagaaattttactttttgagattaataaattaaaaatacaaaaagtagGATGACGTGGTTGACGATGTTATAGATCAACAGAAGTAGATACATAAGAAGACTAATAAGCTTGGGGAACAAATGTGGTAGAAGACTCAGACAAAatatagagaccatctttattCTGACCGGAAATGAATAGTGTCTTGGTGTTAAAATCCTTAATATAAAACACATAtatgtgaaattcaaaataactatTGTTATCAAGATAAGATTTTTGAACAGAAagcaaatgtttttaaatatgcggtacataaagaaaattatataaagtgAATGTACGTTGTGGTGTATGTAACTTAGTATGACCAAATTTAGATATGAAAAAGGCCCTTACTATTACCAATATGCAAGTGATCATTACCTAGATATGGTTCTAACCTCATCAGATTTGCAAGATTAGGTGTGGGGTGTTGATTTGCACTAGTATCAGGAAACCAATCCACAGAGTTTGTAGAGGAAATATTGCTCGGTGCAAGATAGACACTTGGCTTTTGTTCATGGTTTTGAAGTTGAGCACATTGGGGGGAAGAGTCATAAAACATCATGCTTTGCTACCAATTTTGCCGCCTTTAGTCGTTGTTTGAAAACCCATTGAAACTCCAAAATCAGAATGCTAATTAGATTGGTGTCCTTTACCACTAGAAAAATTGTTATGCTAGCTTTCACGAAAACGTCCTCTACCATGATAGTTATTAGAGTTGCTGTGAAAAGAACTAGAAGAAAGAGGTTGAGCAATAAGAGCTGAGGGTGGCTAGTTTAGTGTGGGTAGTAAAGAGGTAGAAACAACAGCAACACTCATGGATTGAATGGAGGTTTTGTGAAGGATCTCATGAGTTAGGATATAACTATGAAGATTTGCATATGAAAGAGGTCCTGCCTTGGTCACGTAACTCATTACCAAGTCTTTAAATTCGCCCCAAAAACCACGAAACACTTGCAAATTAAAGCCCTCTAGTGAAACTGGTCGGTCAACAACAACTAATTCATTAAATAATACCTttgctttttgcataaatataGTGATCGAATCATCGCCTTGTTGAAGATCTTGAAAAGAACAATGAAGTTGCATGGTGCGAGAATTAGATGGAGAAGCGAGAGTTTGCTTAAAAGTATGCCAAACAGAGTACGATGTTTACAACAACAAGATGTATGACATCcattgaaagagaagaaagtaATGCACTTAGAATAAGGTGGTCCTACTGtttccaacgaagaaaagaatTATTAACCCGGAGAGAAACACCATCAGTAGCAACCATATGAGGGGAAGGACATGTTAATGAGCCATAAACAAAGTGGAAAACTCCTTATCTAAGGAAATATGGCTTCATCTGCTAAtaaatgtaatttgtttttgtaagtTTCAAGAAAATAACTTGTTCAGTATTGAAGAAGGGAACAATTGAAGTATCCATGGTGAACAGATACATGGTAGCATCAACAGGGGAAGAGTGCAAACTCACGCCAACACCAATAGGAATCACACCAATAGGAATCACTGGCATAATGGAGGGAGAAGACAGGGTCTACAGATGCACAATAGGATTCATGGTAGCAGCATAAGAAGCTTTCAAAATAATGGGAGTAGAAAAGGTCTACACCGATGGCTAAGAAGAAGAGTCTattggagaaaagaaaagagagtttAAAGTGTTAGTGACTTTAATACcaagttgaaaataataaatgactTAACCTATTAGTTAGTCaccattttctatttatatatgtaggaTAATGTACAATAGTTAATGTAGAGATTACAACacatgaataataaatatttccCAAATATGTACAAGCATATACTATTTAATatactataatattatttattgataaatcaTAATGATTAAGTTATTTGTTCTCTATTAGGAATAACTATAggctatattttattttaaaaaaaaaaacacattttaaaaaaatagaaaaaaaaaattggaatggCTACGAACAACATTCTTcttggctgtttttttttttttaaaaaaataaaaaataaaaaaattgatatctaAATCTTGATGCTATTTGTTACGAATAAAATTTGAGTGGGGGGGCATGCAGTATTCCTTTGCTTTGCCACTGTTAAGATTTTAGTATTCTGtcctattttttttcccaccagATTATACTCTCTAGGTTTCTAGGTTTAACTACTTTATAATTCTAATGGATAAACATTAAACACAACACGGCATATTCCTCCTTTTTCAGGGTTGCCTAGCCTAGCTATCTAGATATTAATGGCAGAAACATTAAAACTTGTTCCTGAACCAGAAAACACCCTTTTCATCTTGCTCAACATACAAACACTCTCCTGCCTCCCTCCATAAAGCCTTGTAAAATGGAGTAGAATCAAACTGGTAGTATTCACCCAGTATTGGCTTGATTGCTATGGTAGCCTCCATTGCATGATAATGAGGTATTGTAGCTACAAGATGGTGAGCTACATGTGTGTCTGCAATGTTATGGAAGACCTTGTTC
This genomic interval from Populus alba chromosome 1, ASM523922v2, whole genome shotgun sequence contains the following:
- the LOC118049806 gene encoding delta(12)-acyl-lipid-desaturase, yielding MGVNGVHEGKESSFNRMPNTEPPFTLGKIKKAIPPHCFQRSLLCSLSYVVYDLSFSFLFCYIAITYFHLLPSPLASITWPIYWVLQGCILTGVWVIAHECGHHAFSDYQWVDDTVGLILHSALFIPYFSWKYSHRRHHSNTGSLERDEVFVPKTKSRVAWYSKHLNNPPGRALSLAVSLLIGWPLYLTFNVSGRPYDRFACHYDPYSPIYSDRERLQVYISDLGILAATFVLYSIAVSRGLAFLICIYGVPLLIANGFLVTITYLQHTHPALPHYDSSEWGWLRGALATMDRDYGILNKVFHNITDTHVAHHLFSNMPHYHAMVATKAIKPILGEFYQFDDTPIYKALWREAKECLYVDPDDGAPQKGVFWYRNN